A genomic stretch from Halichoerus grypus chromosome 7, mHalGry1.hap1.1, whole genome shotgun sequence includes:
- the LOC118521335 gene encoding Fc receptor-like protein 1 isoform X1 yields MEQSYKKGRPLLSRPQRRGNRGGPWEGSRSSISVNVLQRDFLPRLRQPSAKPLPLYAELDSSFQEKVSPVTVPDPVLMLLGLMLLMCAPPCEPASEVLLLTARPSRPKEGSSMTLTCEVQAASWKPDAQPQFCFFRDSQALWQGWSSSPELQLPTVWREDSGSYWCEAKTSELRVARSPRIQIQVQDNDASVVPGRGCGTPPEGVPVWNVSLETQPPGGQVQKGEKLVLVCLATQGTGDITFSWYKGALGLNLETKTQRSLAAKFEIPAVTDSDTEKYYCAADNGYGPSISELVSVTVRIPASRPVLTVRVPGTRAVVGDVVELRCEAQSGSPPILYRFYHEDVTLGSSSAPSGGGVSFNLSLTPERSGNYSCEADNGLGPQRSEAVPLSVTVPTEDRKELLASGILEGLLGTLGPTIIALLVCCCLKKRIGRRPARDPCRSPPSPIAQVSNYVNSAAPLQEQSVYENVNVVSGEEVYSLVYHMQQERQAAVEPQRTHTTDQDASAIYFRLKKASVADVDYEDAM; encoded by the exons ATGGAACAAAGCTACAAGAAGGGGCGCCCTTTGTTGTCTCGGCCCCAGCGGAGAGGAAATAGAGGTGGGCCTTGGGAGGGCTCTCGCTCTTCTATTTCTGTAAACGTGCTGCAGCGCGACTTCCTACCCCGACTTCGTCAACCCTCGGCCAAGCCGCTGCCTCTCTACGCGGAGCTGGATTCCTCCTTCCAGGAGAAAGTGTCTCCAGTGACAGTCCCCGACCCGGTCCTCATGCTGCTGGGGCTCATGCTGCTGATGTGCG CTCCACCCTGTGAACCAGCCAGTGAAG TGCTGCTTCTGACAGCCAGGCCCTCTCGGCCCAAGGAGGGGAGCTCAATGACCCTGACCTGTGAGGTGCAGGCCGCTTCTTGGAAGCCGGACGCCCAGCCCCAGTTCTGTTTCTTCAGAGACAGCCAGGCCCTGTGGCAGGGCTGGAGCAGCTCCCCGGAGCTCCAGCTCCCCACTGTGTGGAGAGAAGACTCGGGGTCCTACTGGTGTGAAGCGAAGACCTCAGAGCTCAGAGTCGCTCGGAGCCCCAGGATTCAGATACAAGTGCAAG ACAACGATGCGTCCGTGGTGCCAGGAAGAGGATGTGGAACACCCCCAGAAG GAGTCCCCGTCTGGAATGTGAGCTTGGAGACACAGCCTCCAGGGGGACAAGTGCAGAAGGGAGAGAAGCTGGTTCTCGTCTGTTTGGCCACCCAGGGCACAGGAGACATCACCTTCTCCTGGTACAAAGGGGCCCTGGGTTTGAACCTGGAAACAAAGACCCAGCGCTCGTTGGCCGCGAAGTTTGAGATCCCGGCGGTGACGGACAGTGACACAGAGAAATACTACTGCGCGGCCGACAACGGCTATGGCCCCAGCATAAGCGAGCTGGTGAGCGTCACCGTCAGAA TCCCAGCGTCCCGCCCCGTCCTCACTGTCAGGGTGCCCGGGACCCGGGCCGTGGTGGGGGACGTGGTGGAGCTTCGCTGTGAGGCCCAGAGTGGCTCTCCCCCAATCCTGTACCGGTTTTATCACGAGGATGTCACCCTGGGGAGCAGCTCGGCCCCGTCTGGAGGAGGAGTGTCCTTCAACCTCTCTCTGACCCCAGAACGTTCTGGAAACTACTCCTGTGAAGCCGACAACGGCCTGGGGCCCCAGCGCAGTGAGGCGGTGCCACTCAGCGTCACAG TGCCTACGGAGGATAGGAAGGAACTTCTCGCCTCAGGAATCCTTGAAGGGCTGCTTGGCACCCTTGGTCCCACCATTATTGCCCTATTGGTCTGCTGTTGCCTCAAGAAAAGAATAG GAAGACGTCCGGCCAGGGACCCGTGCAG GAGCCCTCCCAGCCCCATCGCACAGGTGTCCAACTACGTCAACTCAGCTGCCCCACTGCAGGAACAGTCTGTATACGAAAATG tgAACGTCGTAAGCGGGGAAGAGGTCTACTCTTTGGTGTACCATATGCAACAGGAGCGGCAAGCAGCAG TAGAACCCCAGAGGACACATACCACGGACCAG GATGCCTCAGCCATCTATTTTAGGCTGAAGAAGGCAAGCGTTGCAGATGTGGACTATGAAGATGCTATGTAA
- the LOC118521335 gene encoding Fc receptor-like protein 1 isoform X6, translated as MEQSYKKGRPLLSRPQRRGNRGGPWEGSRSSISVNVLQRDFLPRLRQPSAKPLPLYAELDSSFQEKVSPVTVPDPVLMLLGLMLLMCAPPCEPASEVLLLTARPSRPKEGSSMTLTCEVQAASWKPDAQPQFCFFRDSQALWQGWSSSPELQLPTVWREDSGSYWCEAKTSELRVARSPRIQIQVQGVPVWNVSLETQPPGGQVQKGEKLVLVCLATQGTGDITFSWYKGALGLNLETKTQRSLAAKFEIPAVTDSDTEKYYCAADNGYGPSISELVSVTVRIPASRPVLTVRVPGTRAVVGDVVELRCEAQSGSPPILYRFYHEDVTLGSSSAPSGGGVSFNLSLTPERSGNYSCEADNGLGPQRSEAVPLSVTGRRPARDPCRSPPSPIAQVSNYVNSAAPLQEQSVYENVNVVSGEEVYSLVYHMQQERQAAVEPQRTHTTDQDASAIYFRLKKASVADVDYEDAM; from the exons ATGGAACAAAGCTACAAGAAGGGGCGCCCTTTGTTGTCTCGGCCCCAGCGGAGAGGAAATAGAGGTGGGCCTTGGGAGGGCTCTCGCTCTTCTATTTCTGTAAACGTGCTGCAGCGCGACTTCCTACCCCGACTTCGTCAACCCTCGGCCAAGCCGCTGCCTCTCTACGCGGAGCTGGATTCCTCCTTCCAGGAGAAAGTGTCTCCAGTGACAGTCCCCGACCCGGTCCTCATGCTGCTGGGGCTCATGCTGCTGATGTGCG CTCCACCCTGTGAACCAGCCAGTGAAG TGCTGCTTCTGACAGCCAGGCCCTCTCGGCCCAAGGAGGGGAGCTCAATGACCCTGACCTGTGAGGTGCAGGCCGCTTCTTGGAAGCCGGACGCCCAGCCCCAGTTCTGTTTCTTCAGAGACAGCCAGGCCCTGTGGCAGGGCTGGAGCAGCTCCCCGGAGCTCCAGCTCCCCACTGTGTGGAGAGAAGACTCGGGGTCCTACTGGTGTGAAGCGAAGACCTCAGAGCTCAGAGTCGCTCGGAGCCCCAGGATTCAGATACAAGTGCAAG GAGTCCCCGTCTGGAATGTGAGCTTGGAGACACAGCCTCCAGGGGGACAAGTGCAGAAGGGAGAGAAGCTGGTTCTCGTCTGTTTGGCCACCCAGGGCACAGGAGACATCACCTTCTCCTGGTACAAAGGGGCCCTGGGTTTGAACCTGGAAACAAAGACCCAGCGCTCGTTGGCCGCGAAGTTTGAGATCCCGGCGGTGACGGACAGTGACACAGAGAAATACTACTGCGCGGCCGACAACGGCTATGGCCCCAGCATAAGCGAGCTGGTGAGCGTCACCGTCAGAA TCCCAGCGTCCCGCCCCGTCCTCACTGTCAGGGTGCCCGGGACCCGGGCCGTGGTGGGGGACGTGGTGGAGCTTCGCTGTGAGGCCCAGAGTGGCTCTCCCCCAATCCTGTACCGGTTTTATCACGAGGATGTCACCCTGGGGAGCAGCTCGGCCCCGTCTGGAGGAGGAGTGTCCTTCAACCTCTCTCTGACCCCAGAACGTTCTGGAAACTACTCCTGTGAAGCCGACAACGGCCTGGGGCCCCAGCGCAGTGAGGCGGTGCCACTCAGCGTCACAG GAAGACGTCCGGCCAGGGACCCGTGCAG GAGCCCTCCCAGCCCCATCGCACAGGTGTCCAACTACGTCAACTCAGCTGCCCCACTGCAGGAACAGTCTGTATACGAAAATG tgAACGTCGTAAGCGGGGAAGAGGTCTACTCTTTGGTGTACCATATGCAACAGGAGCGGCAAGCAGCAG TAGAACCCCAGAGGACACATACCACGGACCAG GATGCCTCAGCCATCTATTTTAGGCTGAAGAAGGCAAGCGTTGCAGATGTGGACTATGAAGATGCTATGTAA
- the LOC118521335 gene encoding Fc receptor-like protein 1 isoform X7, giving the protein MEQSYKKGRPLLSRPQRRGNRGGPWEGSRSSISVNVLQRDFLPRLRQPSAKPLPLYAELDSSFQEKVSPVTVPDPVLMLLGLMLLMCAPPCEPASEVLLLTARPSRPKEGSSMTLTCEVQAASWKPDAQPQFCFFRDSQALWQGWSSSPELQLPTVWREDSGSYWCEAKTSELRVARSPRIQIQVQDNDASVVPGRGCGTPPEGVPVWNVSLETQPPGGQVQKGEKLVLVCLATQGTGDITFSWYKGALGLNLETKTQRSLAAKFEIPAVTDSDTEKYYCAADNGYGPSISELVSVTVRIPASRPVLTVRVPGTRAVVGDVVELRCEAQSGSPPILYRFYHEDVTLGSSSAPSGGGVSFNLSLTPERSGNYSCEADNGLGPQRSEAVPLSVTVPTEDRKELLASGILEGLLGTLGPTIIALLVCCCLKKRIGALPAPSHRCPTTSTQLPHCRNSLYTKM; this is encoded by the exons ATGGAACAAAGCTACAAGAAGGGGCGCCCTTTGTTGTCTCGGCCCCAGCGGAGAGGAAATAGAGGTGGGCCTTGGGAGGGCTCTCGCTCTTCTATTTCTGTAAACGTGCTGCAGCGCGACTTCCTACCCCGACTTCGTCAACCCTCGGCCAAGCCGCTGCCTCTCTACGCGGAGCTGGATTCCTCCTTCCAGGAGAAAGTGTCTCCAGTGACAGTCCCCGACCCGGTCCTCATGCTGCTGGGGCTCATGCTGCTGATGTGCG CTCCACCCTGTGAACCAGCCAGTGAAG TGCTGCTTCTGACAGCCAGGCCCTCTCGGCCCAAGGAGGGGAGCTCAATGACCCTGACCTGTGAGGTGCAGGCCGCTTCTTGGAAGCCGGACGCCCAGCCCCAGTTCTGTTTCTTCAGAGACAGCCAGGCCCTGTGGCAGGGCTGGAGCAGCTCCCCGGAGCTCCAGCTCCCCACTGTGTGGAGAGAAGACTCGGGGTCCTACTGGTGTGAAGCGAAGACCTCAGAGCTCAGAGTCGCTCGGAGCCCCAGGATTCAGATACAAGTGCAAG ACAACGATGCGTCCGTGGTGCCAGGAAGAGGATGTGGAACACCCCCAGAAG GAGTCCCCGTCTGGAATGTGAGCTTGGAGACACAGCCTCCAGGGGGACAAGTGCAGAAGGGAGAGAAGCTGGTTCTCGTCTGTTTGGCCACCCAGGGCACAGGAGACATCACCTTCTCCTGGTACAAAGGGGCCCTGGGTTTGAACCTGGAAACAAAGACCCAGCGCTCGTTGGCCGCGAAGTTTGAGATCCCGGCGGTGACGGACAGTGACACAGAGAAATACTACTGCGCGGCCGACAACGGCTATGGCCCCAGCATAAGCGAGCTGGTGAGCGTCACCGTCAGAA TCCCAGCGTCCCGCCCCGTCCTCACTGTCAGGGTGCCCGGGACCCGGGCCGTGGTGGGGGACGTGGTGGAGCTTCGCTGTGAGGCCCAGAGTGGCTCTCCCCCAATCCTGTACCGGTTTTATCACGAGGATGTCACCCTGGGGAGCAGCTCGGCCCCGTCTGGAGGAGGAGTGTCCTTCAACCTCTCTCTGACCCCAGAACGTTCTGGAAACTACTCCTGTGAAGCCGACAACGGCCTGGGGCCCCAGCGCAGTGAGGCGGTGCCACTCAGCGTCACAG TGCCTACGGAGGATAGGAAGGAACTTCTCGCCTCAGGAATCCTTGAAGGGCTGCTTGGCACCCTTGGTCCCACCATTATTGCCCTATTGGTCTGCTGTTGCCTCAAGAAAAGAATAG GAGCCCTCCCAGCCCCATCGCACAGGTGTCCAACTACGTCAACTCAGCTGCCCCACTGCAGGAACAGTCTGTATACGAAAATG tgA
- the LOC118521335 gene encoding Fc receptor-like protein 1 isoform X3, with protein sequence MEQSYKKGRPLLSRPQRRGNRGGPWEGSRSSISVNVLQRDFLPRLRQPSAKPLPLYAELDSSFQEKVSPVTVPDPVLMLLGLMLLMCAPPCEPASEVLLLTARPSRPKEGSSMTLTCEVQAASWKPDAQPQFCFFRDSQALWQGWSSSPELQLPTVWREDSGSYWCEAKTSELRVARSPRIQIQVQGVPVWNVSLETQPPGGQVQKGEKLVLVCLATQGTGDITFSWYKGALGLNLETKTQRSLAAKFEIPAVTDSDTEKYYCAADNGYGPSISELVSVTVRIPASRPVLTVRVPGTRAVVGDVVELRCEAQSGSPPILYRFYHEDVTLGSSSAPSGGGVSFNLSLTPERSGNYSCEADNGLGPQRSEAVPLSVTVPTEDRKELLASGILEGLLGTLGPTIIALLVCCCLKKRIGRRPARDPCRSPPSPIAQVSNYVNSAAPLQEQSVYENVNVVSGEEVYSLVYHMQQERQAAVEPQRTHTTDQDASAIYFRLKKASVADVDYEDAM encoded by the exons ATGGAACAAAGCTACAAGAAGGGGCGCCCTTTGTTGTCTCGGCCCCAGCGGAGAGGAAATAGAGGTGGGCCTTGGGAGGGCTCTCGCTCTTCTATTTCTGTAAACGTGCTGCAGCGCGACTTCCTACCCCGACTTCGTCAACCCTCGGCCAAGCCGCTGCCTCTCTACGCGGAGCTGGATTCCTCCTTCCAGGAGAAAGTGTCTCCAGTGACAGTCCCCGACCCGGTCCTCATGCTGCTGGGGCTCATGCTGCTGATGTGCG CTCCACCCTGTGAACCAGCCAGTGAAG TGCTGCTTCTGACAGCCAGGCCCTCTCGGCCCAAGGAGGGGAGCTCAATGACCCTGACCTGTGAGGTGCAGGCCGCTTCTTGGAAGCCGGACGCCCAGCCCCAGTTCTGTTTCTTCAGAGACAGCCAGGCCCTGTGGCAGGGCTGGAGCAGCTCCCCGGAGCTCCAGCTCCCCACTGTGTGGAGAGAAGACTCGGGGTCCTACTGGTGTGAAGCGAAGACCTCAGAGCTCAGAGTCGCTCGGAGCCCCAGGATTCAGATACAAGTGCAAG GAGTCCCCGTCTGGAATGTGAGCTTGGAGACACAGCCTCCAGGGGGACAAGTGCAGAAGGGAGAGAAGCTGGTTCTCGTCTGTTTGGCCACCCAGGGCACAGGAGACATCACCTTCTCCTGGTACAAAGGGGCCCTGGGTTTGAACCTGGAAACAAAGACCCAGCGCTCGTTGGCCGCGAAGTTTGAGATCCCGGCGGTGACGGACAGTGACACAGAGAAATACTACTGCGCGGCCGACAACGGCTATGGCCCCAGCATAAGCGAGCTGGTGAGCGTCACCGTCAGAA TCCCAGCGTCCCGCCCCGTCCTCACTGTCAGGGTGCCCGGGACCCGGGCCGTGGTGGGGGACGTGGTGGAGCTTCGCTGTGAGGCCCAGAGTGGCTCTCCCCCAATCCTGTACCGGTTTTATCACGAGGATGTCACCCTGGGGAGCAGCTCGGCCCCGTCTGGAGGAGGAGTGTCCTTCAACCTCTCTCTGACCCCAGAACGTTCTGGAAACTACTCCTGTGAAGCCGACAACGGCCTGGGGCCCCAGCGCAGTGAGGCGGTGCCACTCAGCGTCACAG TGCCTACGGAGGATAGGAAGGAACTTCTCGCCTCAGGAATCCTTGAAGGGCTGCTTGGCACCCTTGGTCCCACCATTATTGCCCTATTGGTCTGCTGTTGCCTCAAGAAAAGAATAG GAAGACGTCCGGCCAGGGACCCGTGCAG GAGCCCTCCCAGCCCCATCGCACAGGTGTCCAACTACGTCAACTCAGCTGCCCCACTGCAGGAACAGTCTGTATACGAAAATG tgAACGTCGTAAGCGGGGAAGAGGTCTACTCTTTGGTGTACCATATGCAACAGGAGCGGCAAGCAGCAG TAGAACCCCAGAGGACACATACCACGGACCAG GATGCCTCAGCCATCTATTTTAGGCTGAAGAAGGCAAGCGTTGCAGATGTGGACTATGAAGATGCTATGTAA
- the LOC118521335 gene encoding Fc receptor-like protein 1 isoform X5 — protein sequence MEQSYKKGRPLLSRPQRRGNRGGPWEGSRSSISVNVLQRDFLPRLRQPSAKPLPLYAELDSSFQEKVSPVTVPDPVLMLLGLMLLMCAPPCEPASEVLLLTARPSRPKEGSSMTLTCEVQAASWKPDAQPQFCFFRDSQALWQGWSSSPELQLPTVWREDSGSYWCEAKTSELRVARSPRIQIQVQDNDASVVPGRGCGTPPEGVPVWNVSLETQPPGGQVQKGEKLVLVCLATQGTGDITFSWYKGALGLNLETKTQRSLAAKFEIPAVTDSDTEKYYCAADNGYGPSISELVSVTVRIPASRPVLTVRVPGTRAVVGDVVELRCEAQSGSPPILYRFYHEDVTLGSSSAPSGGGVSFNLSLTPERSGNYSCEADNGLGPQRSEAVPLSVTGRRPARDPCRSPPSPIAQVSNYVNSAAPLQEQSVYENVNVVSGEEVYSLVYHMQQERQAAVEPQRTHTTDQDASAIYFRLKKASVADVDYEDAM from the exons ATGGAACAAAGCTACAAGAAGGGGCGCCCTTTGTTGTCTCGGCCCCAGCGGAGAGGAAATAGAGGTGGGCCTTGGGAGGGCTCTCGCTCTTCTATTTCTGTAAACGTGCTGCAGCGCGACTTCCTACCCCGACTTCGTCAACCCTCGGCCAAGCCGCTGCCTCTCTACGCGGAGCTGGATTCCTCCTTCCAGGAGAAAGTGTCTCCAGTGACAGTCCCCGACCCGGTCCTCATGCTGCTGGGGCTCATGCTGCTGATGTGCG CTCCACCCTGTGAACCAGCCAGTGAAG TGCTGCTTCTGACAGCCAGGCCCTCTCGGCCCAAGGAGGGGAGCTCAATGACCCTGACCTGTGAGGTGCAGGCCGCTTCTTGGAAGCCGGACGCCCAGCCCCAGTTCTGTTTCTTCAGAGACAGCCAGGCCCTGTGGCAGGGCTGGAGCAGCTCCCCGGAGCTCCAGCTCCCCACTGTGTGGAGAGAAGACTCGGGGTCCTACTGGTGTGAAGCGAAGACCTCAGAGCTCAGAGTCGCTCGGAGCCCCAGGATTCAGATACAAGTGCAAG ACAACGATGCGTCCGTGGTGCCAGGAAGAGGATGTGGAACACCCCCAGAAG GAGTCCCCGTCTGGAATGTGAGCTTGGAGACACAGCCTCCAGGGGGACAAGTGCAGAAGGGAGAGAAGCTGGTTCTCGTCTGTTTGGCCACCCAGGGCACAGGAGACATCACCTTCTCCTGGTACAAAGGGGCCCTGGGTTTGAACCTGGAAACAAAGACCCAGCGCTCGTTGGCCGCGAAGTTTGAGATCCCGGCGGTGACGGACAGTGACACAGAGAAATACTACTGCGCGGCCGACAACGGCTATGGCCCCAGCATAAGCGAGCTGGTGAGCGTCACCGTCAGAA TCCCAGCGTCCCGCCCCGTCCTCACTGTCAGGGTGCCCGGGACCCGGGCCGTGGTGGGGGACGTGGTGGAGCTTCGCTGTGAGGCCCAGAGTGGCTCTCCCCCAATCCTGTACCGGTTTTATCACGAGGATGTCACCCTGGGGAGCAGCTCGGCCCCGTCTGGAGGAGGAGTGTCCTTCAACCTCTCTCTGACCCCAGAACGTTCTGGAAACTACTCCTGTGAAGCCGACAACGGCCTGGGGCCCCAGCGCAGTGAGGCGGTGCCACTCAGCGTCACAG GAAGACGTCCGGCCAGGGACCCGTGCAG GAGCCCTCCCAGCCCCATCGCACAGGTGTCCAACTACGTCAACTCAGCTGCCCCACTGCAGGAACAGTCTGTATACGAAAATG tgAACGTCGTAAGCGGGGAAGAGGTCTACTCTTTGGTGTACCATATGCAACAGGAGCGGCAAGCAGCAG TAGAACCCCAGAGGACACATACCACGGACCAG GATGCCTCAGCCATCTATTTTAGGCTGAAGAAGGCAAGCGTTGCAGATGTGGACTATGAAGATGCTATGTAA
- the LOC118521335 gene encoding Fc receptor-like protein 1 isoform X4, whose translation MEQSYKKGRPLLSRPQRRGNRGGPWEGSRSSISVNVLQRDFLPRLRQPSAKPLPLYAELDSSFQEKVSPVTVPDPVLMLLGLMLLMCAPPCEPASEVLLLTARPSRPKEGSSMTLTCEVQAASWKPDAQPQFCFFRDSQALWQGWSSSPELQLPTVWREDSGSYWCEAKTSELRVARSPRIQIQVQDNDASVVPGRGCGTPPEGVPVWNVSLETQPPGGQVQKGEKLVLVCLATQGTGDITFSWYKGALGLNLETKTQRSLAAKFEIPAVTDSDTEKYYCAADNGYGPSISELVSVTVRIPASRPVLTVRVPGTRAVVGDVVELRCEAQSGSPPILYRFYHEDVTLGSSSAPSGGGVSFNLSLTPERSGNYSCEADNGLGPQRSEAVPLSVTVPTEDRKELLASGILEGLLGTLGPTIIALLVCCCLKKRIGRRPARDPCRSPPSPIAQVSNYVNSAAPLQEQSVYENVNVVSGEEVYSLVYHMQQERQAAGCLSHLF comes from the exons ATGGAACAAAGCTACAAGAAGGGGCGCCCTTTGTTGTCTCGGCCCCAGCGGAGAGGAAATAGAGGTGGGCCTTGGGAGGGCTCTCGCTCTTCTATTTCTGTAAACGTGCTGCAGCGCGACTTCCTACCCCGACTTCGTCAACCCTCGGCCAAGCCGCTGCCTCTCTACGCGGAGCTGGATTCCTCCTTCCAGGAGAAAGTGTCTCCAGTGACAGTCCCCGACCCGGTCCTCATGCTGCTGGGGCTCATGCTGCTGATGTGCG CTCCACCCTGTGAACCAGCCAGTGAAG TGCTGCTTCTGACAGCCAGGCCCTCTCGGCCCAAGGAGGGGAGCTCAATGACCCTGACCTGTGAGGTGCAGGCCGCTTCTTGGAAGCCGGACGCCCAGCCCCAGTTCTGTTTCTTCAGAGACAGCCAGGCCCTGTGGCAGGGCTGGAGCAGCTCCCCGGAGCTCCAGCTCCCCACTGTGTGGAGAGAAGACTCGGGGTCCTACTGGTGTGAAGCGAAGACCTCAGAGCTCAGAGTCGCTCGGAGCCCCAGGATTCAGATACAAGTGCAAG ACAACGATGCGTCCGTGGTGCCAGGAAGAGGATGTGGAACACCCCCAGAAG GAGTCCCCGTCTGGAATGTGAGCTTGGAGACACAGCCTCCAGGGGGACAAGTGCAGAAGGGAGAGAAGCTGGTTCTCGTCTGTTTGGCCACCCAGGGCACAGGAGACATCACCTTCTCCTGGTACAAAGGGGCCCTGGGTTTGAACCTGGAAACAAAGACCCAGCGCTCGTTGGCCGCGAAGTTTGAGATCCCGGCGGTGACGGACAGTGACACAGAGAAATACTACTGCGCGGCCGACAACGGCTATGGCCCCAGCATAAGCGAGCTGGTGAGCGTCACCGTCAGAA TCCCAGCGTCCCGCCCCGTCCTCACTGTCAGGGTGCCCGGGACCCGGGCCGTGGTGGGGGACGTGGTGGAGCTTCGCTGTGAGGCCCAGAGTGGCTCTCCCCCAATCCTGTACCGGTTTTATCACGAGGATGTCACCCTGGGGAGCAGCTCGGCCCCGTCTGGAGGAGGAGTGTCCTTCAACCTCTCTCTGACCCCAGAACGTTCTGGAAACTACTCCTGTGAAGCCGACAACGGCCTGGGGCCCCAGCGCAGTGAGGCGGTGCCACTCAGCGTCACAG TGCCTACGGAGGATAGGAAGGAACTTCTCGCCTCAGGAATCCTTGAAGGGCTGCTTGGCACCCTTGGTCCCACCATTATTGCCCTATTGGTCTGCTGTTGCCTCAAGAAAAGAATAG GAAGACGTCCGGCCAGGGACCCGTGCAG GAGCCCTCCCAGCCCCATCGCACAGGTGTCCAACTACGTCAACTCAGCTGCCCCACTGCAGGAACAGTCTGTATACGAAAATG tgAACGTCGTAAGCGGGGAAGAGGTCTACTCTTTGGTGTACCATATGCAACAGGAGCGGCAAGCAGCAG GATGCCTCAGCCATCTATTTTAG
- the LOC118521335 gene encoding Fc receptor-like protein 1 isoform X2, with the protein MEQSYKKGRPLLSRPQRRGNRGGPWEGSRSSISVNVLQRDFLPRLRQPSAKPLPLYAELDSSFQEKVSPVTVPDPVLMLLGLMLLMCAPPCEPASEVLLLTARPSRPKEGSSMTLTCEVQAASWKPDAQPQFCFFRDSQALWQGWSSSPELQLPTVWREDSGSYWCEAKTSELRVARSPRIQIQVQDNDASVVPGRGCGTPPEGVPVWNVSLETQPPGGQVQKGEKLVLVCLATQGTGDITFSWYKGALGLNLETKTQRSLAAKFEIPAVTDSDTEKYYCAADNGYGPSISELVSVTVRIPASRPVLTVRVPGTRAVVGDVVELRCEAQSGSPPILYRFYHEDVTLGSSSAPSGGGVSFNLSLTPERSGNYSCEADNGLGPQRSEAVPLSVTVPTEDRKELLASGILEGLLGTLGPTIIALLVCCCLKKRIGRRPARDPCRSPPSPIAQVSNYVNSAAPLQEQSVYENVNVVSGEEVYSLVYHMQQERQAAEPQRTHTTDQDASAIYFRLKKASVADVDYEDAM; encoded by the exons ATGGAACAAAGCTACAAGAAGGGGCGCCCTTTGTTGTCTCGGCCCCAGCGGAGAGGAAATAGAGGTGGGCCTTGGGAGGGCTCTCGCTCTTCTATTTCTGTAAACGTGCTGCAGCGCGACTTCCTACCCCGACTTCGTCAACCCTCGGCCAAGCCGCTGCCTCTCTACGCGGAGCTGGATTCCTCCTTCCAGGAGAAAGTGTCTCCAGTGACAGTCCCCGACCCGGTCCTCATGCTGCTGGGGCTCATGCTGCTGATGTGCG CTCCACCCTGTGAACCAGCCAGTGAAG TGCTGCTTCTGACAGCCAGGCCCTCTCGGCCCAAGGAGGGGAGCTCAATGACCCTGACCTGTGAGGTGCAGGCCGCTTCTTGGAAGCCGGACGCCCAGCCCCAGTTCTGTTTCTTCAGAGACAGCCAGGCCCTGTGGCAGGGCTGGAGCAGCTCCCCGGAGCTCCAGCTCCCCACTGTGTGGAGAGAAGACTCGGGGTCCTACTGGTGTGAAGCGAAGACCTCAGAGCTCAGAGTCGCTCGGAGCCCCAGGATTCAGATACAAGTGCAAG ACAACGATGCGTCCGTGGTGCCAGGAAGAGGATGTGGAACACCCCCAGAAG GAGTCCCCGTCTGGAATGTGAGCTTGGAGACACAGCCTCCAGGGGGACAAGTGCAGAAGGGAGAGAAGCTGGTTCTCGTCTGTTTGGCCACCCAGGGCACAGGAGACATCACCTTCTCCTGGTACAAAGGGGCCCTGGGTTTGAACCTGGAAACAAAGACCCAGCGCTCGTTGGCCGCGAAGTTTGAGATCCCGGCGGTGACGGACAGTGACACAGAGAAATACTACTGCGCGGCCGACAACGGCTATGGCCCCAGCATAAGCGAGCTGGTGAGCGTCACCGTCAGAA TCCCAGCGTCCCGCCCCGTCCTCACTGTCAGGGTGCCCGGGACCCGGGCCGTGGTGGGGGACGTGGTGGAGCTTCGCTGTGAGGCCCAGAGTGGCTCTCCCCCAATCCTGTACCGGTTTTATCACGAGGATGTCACCCTGGGGAGCAGCTCGGCCCCGTCTGGAGGAGGAGTGTCCTTCAACCTCTCTCTGACCCCAGAACGTTCTGGAAACTACTCCTGTGAAGCCGACAACGGCCTGGGGCCCCAGCGCAGTGAGGCGGTGCCACTCAGCGTCACAG TGCCTACGGAGGATAGGAAGGAACTTCTCGCCTCAGGAATCCTTGAAGGGCTGCTTGGCACCCTTGGTCCCACCATTATTGCCCTATTGGTCTGCTGTTGCCTCAAGAAAAGAATAG GAAGACGTCCGGCCAGGGACCCGTGCAG GAGCCCTCCCAGCCCCATCGCACAGGTGTCCAACTACGTCAACTCAGCTGCCCCACTGCAGGAACAGTCTGTATACGAAAATG tgAACGTCGTAAGCGGGGAAGAGGTCTACTCTTTGGTGTACCATATGCAACAGGAGCGGCAAGCAGCAG AACCCCAGAGGACACATACCACGGACCAG GATGCCTCAGCCATCTATTTTAGGCTGAAGAAGGCAAGCGTTGCAGATGTGGACTATGAAGATGCTATGTAA